One region of Olleya sp. Hel_I_94 genomic DNA includes:
- a CDS encoding GatB/YqeY domain-containing protein — protein MSLSTDIMTALKEAMKSKNTVALTALRAVKSAILLAQTESGAKQELTEEQELKILQKQVKQRKDSAAIFLEQGREDLAAPELAEAEVISQFLPEAMSDEEVAKVVDDVIAKTGSEGMKDMGKVMGMVSGQLAGKADGKTISTIVKAKLS, from the coding sequence AATGACAGCCCTAAAAGAGGCAATGAAAAGTAAAAATACAGTTGCTTTAACAGCTTTAAGAGCAGTTAAGTCAGCTATATTATTAGCTCAGACAGAAAGTGGTGCAAAACAAGAATTAACAGAAGAGCAGGAGCTTAAAATTTTACAAAAACAAGTTAAACAACGTAAGGATAGTGCAGCTATATTTTTAGAACAAGGACGAGAGGATTTAGCAGCTCCAGAGTTGGCAGAAGCAGAAGTAATCTCTCAATTTTTACCAGAAGCTATGAGTGATGAAGAAGTCGCTAAAGTTGTTGATGACGTTATAGCAAAAACAGGATCAGAAGGTATGAAAGACATGGGTAAAGTCATGGGAATGGTTAGCGGTCAGTTAGCCGGAAAAGCCGACGGTAAAACGATATCTACAATTGTAAAGGCTAAGTTATCTTAA